In Ptychodera flava strain L36383 chromosome 6, AS_Pfla_20210202, whole genome shotgun sequence, the sequence accctgttttcgaaatttggaataggggggtcaccctgttttcaaaattggaaaagggggatcagccactttttgacgtcggccaaaaataatccaccgccccttCCCCCCAGgcaaaagaaactgaccagtcccttatataGTATAAATCGCTTCAGTCTTGGATCTTTAAGTGTTTTTTTCCCTACAACTTCAGACTCAGTCATCGTGAAGCCCAGAGAGTTCAAGTACGATGCGAAGCAGAGAACGCATTGaacttgtcaacaaaaaaaacaaaacaaaacaacaaactgtTCGTAAACAAGTGAAATTAATTTCTATAGAGGAACTTGGACCAGGGGTGTATGTACCTCTTGTGCGAGCATGACAATCTCGGTCGCTATTGGACACGTTTCTACCGACGTAGAGGGCGGGAAACATCCGCACAGCCCACGTAGTCTGTTTAAAAGGCTTGTCATCGGCTGATCGTACAATAACTGGCGGGATACTTCTTTTGTGTCAGTCGACCGACCGAAGCAACACTGTGAAGACTGAACGGCCGTACTCCAAAGCCGCTGTTCAACAGGTACTGTACAACGACAAGAGTTGACAACTTTGTAACGGTGGAGAAGAACTTTTCACCAGGATTTTCATATGCAATCCATCTTCGATAAGGATTGGTGCGTGTATGATCTTTCATGCGGGAATCACTCTGTTGTTGACGTTGCTCGTGTAACGCACTCACCTATCAGTTTGCATGTGGGTAAGTGGGCCGTGCAGGATTTGTGGAAATATTCAGCGGTGTATGATTACGTCAGCGTTCCCCACTCATCGATATGACCAACACCGTGAAACCAGCCCGGTGACTCTACACGGCATTTGGGTGTAATTCAACCCAAGGAATTTCTTTGACGAGCTTTGCTCCGACGACCCGGACCATAGCGGGAAAGGCAACTGACACCTGCGTCGGACTGTATACATTACTCGAGCAGAACACTTCATTACTCACAGAAGTGTGCTCCTTTGACCGGTCAAGCGAAACACTGAGATCACTGGTCCGCACTCAGACTGGACATGGCTACCACGAACAATACGACAACAACTAGCGTAATCGAATGTTTCATGAATGAAGTGACGGTTGTGACAGTCACAGAGTTAATCGGCATCGTTGGCGTGATTTCAAACTTGTCGTTTCTCTTCGTCACGGCCCGTGTCAAGGCACTGCAGAACGCTACCAACTACCTTCTGATCAGCCTCAGCGTCTCCGATCTCGTGTATCTGTTGTTTCACATCACACTGCGGTCGTCCTGGATACCAGCGGATGATGAGAACTGGCAGAAGGTGAGGTGTGTCAAGGGTACACTCACCACCGGCGTGTACACAACGTCCATTATGACGATCTTGACGATCGGCATCGAACGATACCTAGGTATCTGCAAACCGGTGTTCTACAAGACACGTGGACTCGGCCAGAAAACTAGGATCATACCGCTGATCGTCGTCCTCTGGGTGTTGGGAATGATCTATGGTTTTGTGTATACGCTGCATTGTTATTTCGACTACAGTTCTTACAATGAAGTTGCCGTTTGGTGGGCCACGTCGGTGATTATGACCCTGCTGTACTTCTCTTCTATGGCTGTAGTTTCTGTACTGTACGCGCTGATCATCCGTCGACTGCACGTGTCGTCCGGAAGACTCGAGCATGCAAAGAAAATCCAGCGAGACAGAATTCAAGTCGTCCGGCTTTGCGTTGTCACGGCGATTGTGTTTTTCGTCTGCCTTTTCCCGCGCACTCTGTACTTTCTCGCCTACTTTCACTTCCTCGCCACGGATGACGAAGAATTTGTGGATCTCTTGTGGTGTTGGAATGACATATTCATCATTATCTTGATGTTTAACTCAGCCGTAAATCCAATGATTTACAACATCACCTGTTCCCGCTACCGCCGTGCGTTCGCCCAAGGCTTCGGTTGCAGGCCGATGGAGGTTGATCGATCCCGCGGTGTCAGCTTCACCTCCACTCGCAATCGCAAGCTGTCTGAGATCTCCCGCAGTACGTGCGTCACAAACACCGTCATCAGCAACGGCAACGATCCGTTCGCCAAGCCGTACAACAACTCGCTGAACGACAACACTTTCCAAGTGAATATCGAGGACGCGGACGAACATTTCGTGTAGCGTGCCGATTTTCCCACCCCTCTCCGCGACCAGTCACTCCCACCGAGTACGGAAGATAACGGTAATCGTTTCATAAACATTGGGTTTGAATGCAAACCAATGGCTTTTAACTTTTCATATTTACCTTCGATACTGCATATGTTGTACATAGAAAATTCAATTACATAGTACGTGTTGACAGTTGTATTCCCCTGTGTACGTAGTCGAACGGCATGCCAGGGGTTCTGTGATTCGTCTTTTAGTAGATGTATTGTATTCGAAACTGTAATTTGAAATGGATTTGTGGCAATTATGTCAATTACACACGATTATATCAATACGTTTCAATTTGTAACTTGTTTTGTGATCACTTTTATCGATTGGGCGAGATTCAATCAACTTGCCAAATCAAATACCAGTAAGTCATTTACAAAGGAAGTCGGGCCTGAGTTGGCTCATGTGCTTGTACTTCACACCTCATACGATGCTCTTCATTCTATATACGATGCGTAGAACCTTCATCGAGTGTCGAAATAGAAATCAGTCGAGATCTACTCTCTGATATAGGAATCGGCATGACGCTATCTTTTGTTCTGTAACTCGTCGTATGAACAACCATACAACAGGATCATGATATCTTTGCTTGTTCTCTTTTATGTACAGAAAGTGTAATTACTTCCAATTATATGTAATAGGAACGCAGTCGCAAACAGCGACAGCTTTCAACAGAACTTTGTGTAAATGTCACTTTTAGGTATTCAATTGCGTCGTTTCGCCTTTCGACAGTATCAGTCTCTACCATAAATTTAACTCGCGGAAAATGTGTCTGCTATATGTCTTGTGGCCGTCAGCGTGTCCCGAGCGATCCACCGAGGATAAAATTGGACAGTAGCAGCAAACCACCGGTGATATATAGCGTCAATTAGTGTCGTTTTCCTTTGGTGATGAGCTAAGCACTGCCTGGAGCCTGTTACTCAGTTCTGTACACAGCCACGGATTTATAGCCACTATTATAGTCACACAGTTGGTGCGTAAGGATTAAACTTCCAAGGCTGTAACTTGTGATAGTTTTTGACGTTTTGGTGGTCAAAACGAATATGTTTTGTCGTTTTTCTACCATGATGTAAATATAAAGTGTTAGCCTTGCCAACCAAACGCATGTTTTCCAGTGTCAGTAGCGTGTTGACATACaaatttctgtccggacaaaaattcaGTGTTCGGTGAAAACACCGGGCATTAAATCATTGCGATTCGTCAAGGAGTAGAATAAGGAATGTATGATTACTAACGAGCAAAATAAATGAGTTACATCGAAAGTTACAGTAATGTAATTGTAAACAATGAAACCAAGGCGTTTTGATCGTACTTCAAGTAGTAAATGTAAACGTGAGCAATCTGAAAGTACAAGTAACTCTGTGTTCTTCTGTATTGCAATGATAGCCCAAACAAGAGGCAATTtctgtgactttgatattgcTCCTGTCATTCACTGACCAAGTGTGAGATGCATGTTCTTGACCTTCCATGCCTCCAATAGTACACAAACGAGGCCTGCAACTCTCGAACGGCGTCAAACAAAATCTACAAGTCTCGAAACGACCTTCCGTGCCCCCAATAGTACACAAACGAAAGTTTGTCAACTCAGAGATGTATTTGTCAAACGTGTTTTGTCCAAAACTTTTACCATGTGGTCTGATAGATTTCGCTTTTGTCGCGGAAGAAATATGCACACAGACATCACGATTGGGTGAGATTAGCCTACAAGCATACATTTAGTCCTTCCCGAGGTTTTATAGCCATGTTAAAGCCCACCAAAGGCCACTTTCAAATGATTCGTGTTGTGGCAAGTATTCGCCTAAGTACTGTTCAAAGACACCGTTGGAGACTTAATCAAGTCCCGTGAAGGTATTACTCGTATCATTGtatatgttttgaccaaatggatgCAGGCTGGTGATATCAAAACAACAGATTAATCGAGTTGGCAAACTGAGGCACGAGCCCCTCCTTCATCATTACCGCCATGAATGCACATCGAGCCGCATTGTTTTAAGACCGTACGCTATTCAATCAAGAGGCTATTGATTCTGTCAGGTTTGACTcaaagagaatgattgacatGTACATTATCAATGACAAGTATGTGTTTTTCGGGGTTTTATATAACTTGCAGGGAAACACGAAATCCGGACACTGTTTGAAAAACGTTTGGATATTCCTCGTAATACTGAGTCTTTTCCGTGTTGGGATTTTTGATGTTCACTGTGAAAATACCGGCTGATGAGCAAATGTGTATGCTTTAGAAAGTTAcctgggatatatatatatatatatatatatatatatatatatatatatatatatatatatatatatatatatatatatatatatatatatatatacatacatacattttaaaaaataattctaaGAAATGCAAGAATGATATCACTGCTCATGTTTTACTTGGGAAAACGTGGGAAAATCGGATTAAAAGGAATATGGATGCTATCGATTCTATTGTTTGTCAACAGCAAAACTTTCTTTCACTGCTAGGGAACGCTGGAGGTCAAGGTCAGGTCATCGCATGCAATGATCACTGTGTTCAAACTATGACTGCTCCATGCCCACATCGATTTCATCGCTAAAATAGTCTCAAGCTTTCAGCTGTTTTTCTTCACTAAGTCAGAAGTCTTACAGGaggatacatgtatttatactTTACAAAGTGAGAATTGCGCCCCTGCGAAACTACGACCGGTCTGAGTGCCTTACTACTGTCTTTAGCAGCTCTCAAAGTACATTAGGTCTAAAGGACCTGAACACCAAAGTAACCAAATCTGACCAttgaaatgaaggaaatatggTAATTTCCCAACGGATATTCGTTTGTTTATTATGATAATTCGAAATTAGTAGAAAATTCCGCACCTCGAGTGTTTCGGGTGATGATTATGATTTGGAAAGTTTAGGCCCGGTTCCCGAGGCAAAATATGAGTTGATCCCAGGAGTTTCACACAGTACTTTGCGTAACGTTAGAGATGTGGAGTATATCCCCAGACCTATGTTTAGGCTTATGGCAATATGACTCAGTAGATAGGCTATGATTATTTGATATTCTCCATCAATAATAAATGTTCTGTAAATGCCATTCTGATTGTAAACAACGAATCGCGGTTGTCGAGAATGACGCCTTGAGGTTGAACCGACAGCATTTGATACAAATATAGATTCGGGTACGACTGCCACCGGTGATGTTTCGCACATGGCTTTCTTCAGATTTGAGCTAATTGCAAATAAAACGTACTTAAATGAGAATATAATATACTTTCCCTACTTTTCAGGttttctgtaaaaatgtaaaattaaacgGGCGATGTACAATTTAACTGGTATTCGTTAATCTGAATGAGGACATGGTCTGCTCCTCGGTAAATGTCATGTAACCAataattgagagagagagagagagagagagagagagagagagagagagagagagagagagagaaagagagagagagagagagagagagagagagagagaattctCTATCATTACAGTACTCGTATTGTTAaattgttaaggtagaatgcgccttggggacagatattcggactctgtaacttttaaaattctttcCTTAACTACCTCTTTTGGGTATTCATTAAAACTCTTGCTGTAAGAAAACTTGTCACCGTCTtaggttttcgaaaatcgattGAGTAaattgtttccctagtaccaaaatttgcacgatttCCCccatgtatattttttattttgaaagacagtggttgaaatattccttgagaaaagtttgagaaaaagcttaagtctttcacattccagacgcatactacctttaaacaacaaaatacaactaGGTTGAAAATTCTGACTAAGATTCATTTTATATCaatatgtttatacatgtacgctTATTGAAAGTCTACATTAGCCAACATAGTATAAATCTATTATTAGTCGTTACATAACATGTAAATTAACTATTTTTTAAGATAAACTATTATTTCGACGATGTTTTGCGTCTTTTGTGAAGTATAAATTTTGTGAAGTCTTTTATTTACAAGTGTCTGTGATGAAAATGTAAAAGTCCCTTGTCAATCATTTCGATCCTGAACATTTAATTATGTGTAAGTTACGTAATAAAACACCTGTATATAAAGCATTATCAGTGTGTTATTGTAAAAGCCTTTACACAAATTAACAATTGTCCGGGGATTTTGTTCAGCTAATGCTTCGGCCATCAAGTATATACCGTCCGGTTTGTAAGTCGTGAAGACGGTGTCATTGGCTTTGAAGATGATACCACAATTACTTTCACGAAGTTCAATCAAGTTAATGTAGGATTATTGTGTGTCGTTCTATCTTATTGCCATTTAAAAAGAATTTATGGTTTAATTTGAAATCGATATTATATCTTGGTTTCACCTTATTGACTGCTATCCCACAGCTTAATGAACGTTGGAGATAGTTTGTATATACTCAGTGACTGCGgcacaaaagaaaaattaagtGCACAAACGCGTATCATTACTGTATTCGCCATAAAAGCGCCGTAAAGTCTATTTTAAAACGAGTTATGTAACGACCACGTTTTACCTTTAATGACTCAGAGTTCTGTAGATATTTGCTAG encodes:
- the LOC139135515 gene encoding neuropeptides capa receptor-like → MATTNNTTTTSVIECFMNEVTVVTVTELIGIVGVISNLSFLFVTARVKALQNATNYLLISLSVSDLVYLLFHITLRSSWIPADDENWQKVRCVKGTLTTGVYTTSIMTILTIGIERYLGICKPVFYKTRGLGQKTRIIPLIVVLWVLGMIYGFVYTLHCYFDYSSYNEVAVWWATSVIMTLLYFSSMAVVSVLYALIIRRLHVSSGRLEHAKKIQRDRIQVVRLCVVTAIVFFVCLFPRTLYFLAYFHFLATDDEEFVDLLWCWNDIFIIILMFNSAVNPMIYNITCSRYRRAFAQGFGCRPMEVDRSRGVSFTSTRNRKLSEISRSTCVTNTVISNGNDPFAKPYNNSLNDNTFQVNIEDADEHFV